The following coding sequences are from one Candidatus Hydrogenedentota bacterium window:
- a CDS encoding Gfo/Idh/MocA family oxidoreductase — MLKANIIGTGIMGSAVAHVLAREPRATLTAACNRSNESLEKLKAQYPINIYNDYRVMLDAEKPDVVFIATPDWAHLDPVMACLERGIHVFVEKPLTTDVAEAEAITRKVAETGLKLQISYNHRWLAPYHLTYRKIRDGVIGRPLIGYARKNNPITVPTKMLASWAKDSSPMWFQSSHDIDLMLWWFDDEPVEVTCTGVKSVLKAKYGWDTWDALQGQVRFAQGGVATFEAAWIYPEGHPSMPDSFMSVVGEHGHLQVDRKDEAVEMSHEGGFTWPRSLLNFQIFDRWGGAFANCISSFFDAIEENREPYVTARDGWRVTSVLDALHRAAETGGVERVAPTIL, encoded by the coding sequence TTGCTGAAAGCCAACATCATCGGAACCGGAATCATGGGCAGCGCCGTGGCCCATGTGCTCGCGCGTGAACCGCGCGCCACACTCACGGCGGCCTGCAATCGCAGCAATGAGTCGCTGGAAAAGCTGAAGGCCCAGTATCCCATCAACATCTACAACGATTACCGCGTGATGCTGGATGCGGAGAAGCCCGATGTGGTCTTCATCGCCACGCCGGACTGGGCGCATCTGGATCCGGTGATGGCCTGCCTGGAGCGGGGTATCCATGTGTTCGTGGAGAAGCCCCTGACGACGGACGTGGCCGAGGCGGAAGCCATCACGCGCAAGGTGGCGGAGACGGGGCTGAAGCTCCAGATTTCCTATAACCACCGCTGGCTTGCGCCCTATCACCTGACCTACCGCAAGATTCGCGACGGCGTCATCGGCCGTCCGCTGATCGGCTACGCGCGGAAGAACAACCCCATCACCGTGCCCACGAAGATGCTGGCGAGCTGGGCGAAGGACAGCTCGCCCATGTGGTTTCAGTCATCCCATGATATCGATTTGATGTTGTGGTGGTTCGACGACGAGCCCGTGGAGGTTACCTGCACGGGCGTGAAGTCCGTGTTGAAGGCGAAGTACGGCTGGGACACGTGGGACGCGCTGCAGGGCCAGGTACGATTTGCGCAGGGGGGCGTGGCGACCTTTGAGGCCGCGTGGATTTATCCCGAGGGGCACCCCTCCATGCCCGACTCCTTCATGTCGGTGGTGGGGGAGCACGGTCACCTTCAAGTGGACCGGAAGGACGAGGCGGTGGAAATGAGCCATGAAGGCGGCTTCACCTGGCCCCGATCACTCCTGAATTTTCAGATCTTCGACCGCTGGGGCGGCGCCTTTGCGAACTGCATCTCCAGTTTCTTCGATGCGATTGAGGAGAATCGCGAGCCCTACGTCACCGCCCGGGATGGCTGGCGCGTAACGTCGGTGTTGGATGCGTTGCACCGCGCGGCTGAAACGGGTGGCGTGGAGAGGGTGGCGCCAACCATTCTCTGA